One region of Rickettsiales bacterium genomic DNA includes:
- the frr gene encoding ribosome recycling factor has translation MANLQEIEKKMKASLDNFKHQMAGLRTGRANAGLVENIRAEIYGSQMPISQCASISIPEPRTISINVWDMSNVSAVEKAIQTSGLGLNPNTEGTVIRLNLPELTEERRKDLVKMANQQAEQARVAIRNIRRDGNDSAKREKNEGKISEDQVKGINDKIQKLTDDFIAQVDKTLKDKEAEILKV, from the coding sequence ATGGCAAATTTACAAGAAATAGAAAAGAAAATGAAAGCATCACTTGATAATTTCAAGCATCAAATGGCGGGCTTACGCACTGGCAGAGCCAATGCTGGGCTTGTTGAAAATATCCGTGCGGAAATTTATGGTAGTCAAATGCCAATCAGCCAGTGTGCATCAATAAGTATTCCAGAGCCTCGCACTATCTCAATCAATGTGTGGGATATGAGTAATGTTTCTGCGGTTGAAAAAGCAATACAAACTTCTGGTCTTGGCTTAAACCCTAACACTGAAGGCACAGTGATTCGCTTAAACCTGCCAGAACTTACTGAAGAAAGAAGAAAGGATTTAGTGAAAATGGCAAATCAGCAAGCCGAACAAGCAAGAGTTGCAATTAGAAATATCCGTCGTGATGGTAATGATTCTGCTAAACGCGAGAAGAATGAAGGCAAAATTTCTGAAGATCAAGTAAAAGGCATCAACGATAAAATTCAAAAACTAACTGATGATTTCATTGCCCAAGTTGATAAAACCCTCAAAGATAAAGAAGCAGAAATATTGAAAGTCTAA